The Desmonostoc muscorum LEGE 12446 genome includes a region encoding these proteins:
- a CDS encoding AbfB domain-containing protein — MKLKLHFQIVAAIVALAIALTHSVYAQTPASASLGQWSAVDPWPVYGVHLTLMPDGNVLAWDSTNNGFGGATNKTILWNPVNNSKTELNSNSSLQGEELFCAPHTQLPDGKVFTVTGTVGVADNTTHIFDNQTNQWSLHQSMNTGRYYPSSTLLANGNILVTGGSYPSDADTPEIFESGTWRSLSSAKIPFALPKDFIDNTSYFPWTQVAPDGKTFYVGPESSMRYIDTNGTGSTTTVGERDGIFRDYGSYAMYSTGKFLVAGGGPAPKSTYAIDINGNQPVVSRTGDLTYGRRQQNLTILADGQVLVTGGNSNPNGKDGQPGSQFDLNTAVYAAEIWNPNSGQWKTLADMAKPRQYHSTALLLPDGRVVVAGGVCAPCGATGHNEQNAEVFSPPYLFNLDGTPAARPTISFAPNAINYNQIFSVTSPEAASITKGHLIKLGAVTHATNFDQRLVPLSFSKSGTTLNVTAPANANLAPPGYYMLFLVNSAGVPSVSKIIQVGGNPSPVPPPNAQVPLYKRQSIQSLNYPTYYLGETNSLGYLKSVNANSSNLEKNSATFKVVPGLANQQCISLESVNVAGAFLRHQGYRVKLNQNDNTALFKADATFCAKAGLADSTAFSFASFNFPTYYLHHRNFEFWIDPQASDSVYKQDSTFKFVAPWTPGTDDLSGLQSFQSLNYPSRYIGQTNFLGYIQSVNSRSNTSTKNNATWNVVPGLANSACISFESKNNPSYYLRHQGYRVKLNQNDNTDLFKADATFCPKAGLADSTAVSFASFNYPTHYLRDRNFELWIDPQAGDTLYKNSASFKIAAPWIQ, encoded by the coding sequence ATGAAATTGAAACTGCATTTTCAAATTGTGGCAGCGATCGTTGCATTAGCGATCGCTCTCACTCATAGTGTATATGCTCAAACACCAGCCAGTGCATCCCTTGGTCAATGGTCTGCTGTAGATCCCTGGCCAGTGTATGGAGTACACCTTACACTCATGCCCGATGGCAATGTCCTAGCCTGGGATAGCACCAACAACGGATTTGGAGGAGCAACTAACAAAACCATCCTCTGGAATCCTGTTAACAATAGTAAAACAGAACTTAATTCCAACTCATCTTTACAAGGAGAAGAATTATTTTGCGCCCCCCATACCCAATTACCAGACGGTAAAGTATTTACAGTTACTGGTACTGTTGGGGTTGCAGATAACACCACACACATCTTTGACAATCAAACAAACCAGTGGTCACTGCACCAGAGTATGAATACTGGGCGATACTATCCCAGTTCTACCTTGCTGGCTAACGGTAACATACTAGTAACTGGTGGATCTTATCCATCAGATGCAGATACACCGGAAATCTTTGAATCTGGTACATGGCGGAGTTTAAGCAGTGCCAAAATTCCCTTTGCCTTGCCCAAAGATTTTATTGATAACACCTCTTATTTTCCGTGGACGCAGGTAGCCCCTGACGGCAAGACATTTTATGTTGGCCCAGAAAGTTCCATGCGTTACATTGATACCAACGGTACGGGTAGTACCACAACTGTTGGCGAACGGGATGGAATTTTCCGCGACTATGGCAGCTATGCTATGTACAGCACCGGCAAATTCCTAGTAGCAGGCGGTGGCCCAGCACCTAAAAGTACTTACGCCATTGACATCAACGGCAATCAGCCTGTAGTTTCAAGAACTGGGGATCTCACCTACGGACGACGACAGCAAAACCTGACTATTCTTGCCGACGGTCAAGTTTTAGTCACAGGTGGTAACTCTAACCCCAATGGCAAAGATGGACAACCAGGGTCTCAGTTTGACCTCAACACCGCAGTCTATGCCGCTGAAATATGGAATCCTAACAGTGGACAGTGGAAGACTTTAGCTGATATGGCTAAACCGCGCCAGTATCACTCCACAGCCTTGTTATTACCTGATGGTCGTGTAGTCGTTGCTGGTGGTGTATGCGCCCCTTGTGGTGCTACAGGTCACAATGAACAGAATGCTGAGGTTTTCTCCCCACCCTATCTATTTAACTTAGATGGTACTCCGGCTGCACGCCCAACCATCAGTTTTGCACCGAATGCCATTAACTACAATCAGATTTTTAGCGTCACATCACCAGAAGCCGCAAGTATTACCAAAGGTCATCTGATTAAACTTGGTGCAGTTACCCATGCAACTAACTTCGACCAACGTTTAGTCCCCCTATCTTTTAGCAAATCCGGAACTACACTGAATGTAACAGCACCCGCCAACGCTAATCTTGCACCACCAGGTTACTATATGCTGTTTTTAGTCAATTCTGCTGGTGTGCCTTCCGTATCCAAAATCATCCAAGTCGGCGGTAATCCTTCCCCTGTACCTCCACCCAACGCCCAAGTACCACTGTATAAGCGACAGTCAATTCAGTCATTGAATTATCCGACTTACTATCTTGGCGAAACTAATTCACTCGGCTATCTCAAGTCCGTGAACGCTAACAGTAGTAATTTAGAAAAGAACAGTGCGACATTTAAAGTTGTACCAGGGTTGGCAAATCAGCAGTGTATTTCCTTGGAGTCGGTTAATGTTGCCGGTGCCTTCCTCCGCCATCAGGGTTATCGTGTGAAGCTGAATCAAAACGATAATACAGCACTCTTCAAAGCAGATGCCACATTCTGTGCCAAAGCCGGATTAGCAGATTCAACTGCTTTCTCCTTTGCGTCTTTTAACTTTCCCACCTACTATCTACACCATCGCAACTTTGAGTTTTGGATTGATCCCCAAGCTAGTGATAGCGTATATAAGCAGGATAGTACATTTAAATTCGTCGCACCTTGGACACCTGGAACCGATGACTTGAGTGGTTTACAATCTTTCCAATCACTCAATTATCCATCTCGCTACATTGGGCAGACAAATTTTCTGGGTTATATCCAATCAGTAAATAGTCGTAGTAATACCTCAACGAAAAATAATGCCACGTGGAATGTTGTACCTGGACTAGCAAATTCTGCTTGTATTTCTTTTGAGTCAAAAAATAATCCAAGTTACTACTTAAGGCATCAAGGTTATCGTGTGAAATTGAATCAAAACGATAACACAGATTTATTCAAGGCAGATGCTACCTTCTGTCCCAAAGCCGGATTAGCAGATTCCACTGCTGTCTCCTTTGCGTCTTTCAACTATCCTACTCACTATCTACGCGATCGCAATTTTGAGTTGTGGATTGACCCCCAAGCTGGTGATACCCTGTACAAAAATAGCGCATCCTTCAAGATTGCTGCACCTTGGATACAATAA
- a CDS encoding 1-acyl-sn-glycerol-3-phosphate acyltransferase, translated as MINQHSENLLNTQLEKAPAQGYRFSWFDWFCLWYPPAWLILFNRHWQHYHQDPDGWNWLEYGLFLIPGGFYLGMLSRWLRLGCRSPRQEVGEFDPNYQQAFRQEVLAPIVKYYFRGELQQIENLPPTGSLIVAMNHAGMCFPWDFLTLGYLLSEVKGWKVQPVASPALFEHPWMIWWLPPKWSQVLGGVRAELNDFEAAIAQGKILLYAPEGIRGPAKAWRKRYQLQKFDVSFVQLSDRYHIPIVPVVCIGSEFLHPWTVNLTKLQRLVKLPFLPLSPLMFALLLFPSMGIWAMKTRLRYFIAPLESAELATDSNKGRTAAYRQAQQLREKLQIQINRFLGKS; from the coding sequence TTGATTAATCAACACTCAGAAAATCTTCTCAACACTCAACTGGAAAAAGCACCAGCCCAAGGCTACAGATTTAGCTGGTTTGATTGGTTTTGTCTTTGGTATCCCCCAGCGTGGTTGATTTTATTCAACCGCCATTGGCAACATTATCATCAAGATCCAGATGGTTGGAATTGGCTAGAATATGGATTATTTTTAATTCCTGGCGGATTTTATCTAGGAATGTTGAGTCGTTGGTTGCGTTTGGGTTGTCGTTCACCGCGTCAAGAAGTTGGTGAATTCGATCCCAATTATCAACAAGCTTTTCGCCAAGAAGTTCTCGCCCCCATCGTGAAATATTATTTTCGGGGAGAATTGCAACAAATCGAAAACTTGCCGCCAACAGGGTCATTAATTGTGGCGATGAATCATGCAGGAATGTGCTTTCCTTGGGACTTTTTGACCTTAGGCTATTTATTAAGTGAAGTCAAAGGATGGAAAGTGCAACCCGTAGCAAGTCCAGCATTATTTGAGCATCCTTGGATGATTTGGTGGTTACCACCTAAATGGTCACAGGTTTTAGGTGGCGTGCGAGCAGAATTAAATGATTTTGAGGCTGCCATTGCCCAAGGTAAAATTCTCTTATATGCACCTGAAGGAATACGCGGCCCTGCCAAAGCTTGGAGAAAACGCTATCAACTACAAAAGTTTGATGTCAGCTTTGTGCAACTTAGCGATCGCTATCATATTCCCATTGTCCCAGTAGTTTGCATCGGTAGTGAATTTCTGCATCCTTGGACTGTGAATTTGACCAAATTGCAACGACTAGTCAAATTACCATTTTTGCCTTTGTCGCCTTTGATGTTTGCCTTACTTCTGTTTCCCTCAATGGGAATTTGGGCAATGAAAACTCGTCTGCGTTATTTTATTGCGCCTTTGGAATCAGCAGAACTAGCCACCGACTCAAACAAAGGACGTACAGCAGCTTATCGCCAAGCGCAACAATTACGAGAAAAACTGCAAATTCAAATCAATCGGTTTTTAGGTAAATCTTAA
- a CDS encoding helix-turn-helix domain-containing protein, producing MIIEIHPQAGDKWRDTRLILLTMELGKSLKIADLIRQLRQQLELSQEKFAAKLGVSLRTVNRWENGSAVPSRMALKLIEEMLEKMGESGKTLLSEYLSKARQGEDS from the coding sequence ATGATTATTGAAATTCATCCTCAAGCTGGAGACAAATGGCGTGACACCCGTCTTATTCTGCTGACTATGGAACTAGGTAAATCGCTAAAAATTGCAGATTTAATCCGCCAACTTCGGCAGCAACTCGAACTGTCTCAGGAAAAGTTTGCAGCCAAGTTGGGAGTTTCCTTGCGAACAGTCAATCGCTGGGAAAACGGATCTGCGGTGCCTTCACGGATGGCACTAAAGCTAATTGAAGAAATGTTAGAGAAGATGGGCGAATCAGGCAAAACACTACTAAGCGAGTATCTCTCAAAAGCACGGCAAGGGGAGGACTCTTGA
- a CDS encoding hybrid sensor histidine kinase/response regulator, translating to MSIKLLEKFLMMRSRLLAYGVMVLAVVAALVMARSLLPIFDPSVFTFFYAAVAVSAWYGGMEVGMLAIALSAIFAFYFLIEPVYSFEIVSLSVLVRLTTFSLVSLLITALFSELQTAKRKAESSLKLLQNSEMRFSRLAKSNIIGVIVSNLNGSIIEANDAFLKMVGYTREDLSTKEMDWRQITAPEYLNLSERSVEELRTTGVCKPFEKEYICKDGSRVPVLLGSVLVEDAQETVIGFVVDLSERKQAEAALQQANERVTRTLESMSDAFVSIDRDWRIIYQNAEAERINGKSRTEVIGKSHWEEWPASVGTNVELQYREAMAEQIPVHFEHHYYLPSEYDLWMEIHAYPCENGLDIFFRDISQRKQVEQTLRDKEERLRLANERFELAAAAVNCLIYDWDIEQDTVDITEGLTRILGYSVETAQTTGNWWRQLVHPEDLQRVKDDAGVAWGNGDRYDGRRLRYTAEYRIRNHNHQYVHVLDQGIVVKRDADGKPLRVVGSITDISERKLIEEALQEQERKYRYIFEAAGVSIFEEDFSLVKAALDDLKAQGVENFRAFFAEHPEFIQQAVDMVRIVNVNNAAVRTFGAENKNELLVPLGQIFVPETLEVFVEELLAITDGKTYLESETILQTLQGERLNILFTITFPPANAKFDSVLVSIMNITARKQAEAAVQASEERLRSFVEANIVGIVFGDVEGNISEANGEFLRIIGYTQEDLQAGKLSWTDITPPEYVYLDELAIAEAKSKGACTPYEKEYIRKDDSRVPVVIGYSLLGESRHKSVAFILDISEQQAALRERQQIEKALHQSEERFQAFMDNSPAAAWITDADGRVLYLSPTYLGIFDLATNNPIGKNIFELYPAEIAQPFLDNIKMVANTNQVVEAIESAPRTDGTLGEFLAYSFPIADTSGQRLVGGVAVDITERERALRERQQAEKALQERSERLKLLSETASDLLSTERPLDLMNTLFSKLSAQMDLDFYFHYLIETHENKQKLRLVAWNGITEEVFQAIEYLEFNQGMCGLVAQARHQIVVNDVPHSTHPNAHILCDLGITAYAGQPLIVQGKLLGVLAFGSRTRTQFTSEETALLQATSDQVAVALERFELMASLQRRKEQLIQANRIKDEFLAVLSHELRTPLNPILGWSKMLQSKKYDEATTTRALETIERNAKLQTQLIEDLLDVSRILQGKLSLNITPVNLVSAIAAAIETVRLAAQAKSINLRFTILDLGLEDTNRNLASIEFNKQPDNLKSQIQVVLSAHQSCDPKFVVTGDLVRLQQVIWNLLSNAIKFTPQGGQVEISLGSVDSQLQLQVRDTGKGISPDFLPYVFDYFRQADGATTRKFGGLGLGLAIVRHIVELHGGTVKAESLGEEQGATFTVMLPLMKIHVNNHEIDRQSDNSPDLEGLKVLLVDDERDTRELIAFILEQSGAIVTQVASAVEALEVLPHLQPNLLLSDIGMPQVDGYMLMRQIRDMPPELGGKIPAIALTAYAAEIDYQQAIAAGFQQHITKPVEPGKLIRAIANTILDFGF from the coding sequence ATGAGCATCAAATTACTGGAAAAATTCTTGATGATGCGCTCTCGCTTACTAGCTTATGGCGTGATGGTTTTGGCAGTGGTAGCGGCGTTAGTGATGGCGCGATCGCTACTGCCAATATTCGATCCGAGCGTGTTTACCTTTTTTTATGCTGCCGTGGCGGTTAGCGCGTGGTATGGTGGCATGGAAGTGGGAATGCTGGCGATCGCTTTATCTGCCATATTTGCGTTCTACTTTCTCATTGAGCCAGTCTACTCCTTCGAGATCGTTAGCCTCAGCGTCTTGGTACGATTAACCACCTTCTCACTAGTCTCTTTATTAATTACTGCACTTTTCTCCGAGTTGCAAACTGCGAAACGCAAAGCAGAGTCAAGTTTGAAGTTGTTGCAAAATAGCGAAATGCGGTTTAGCCGACTCGCAAAATCTAACATCATCGGAGTCATCGTCAGCAATCTCAACGGCTCTATCATTGAAGCTAATGACGCCTTTCTCAAAATGGTGGGCTACACACGAGAAGATTTGTCCACCAAGGAAATGGACTGGCGCCAAATCACCGCACCTGAGTATCTGAATTTAAGTGAGCGTTCTGTAGAGGAACTGAGAACTACCGGAGTTTGTAAACCTTTTGAGAAAGAATACATCTGTAAAGACGGTTCTCGCGTTCCTGTTCTGCTTGGTTCTGTCCTCGTAGAAGATGCCCAAGAAACAGTTATTGGTTTTGTTGTTGATTTGAGCGAACGCAAACAAGCAGAAGCGGCATTACAGCAAGCTAATGAGCGGGTGACGCGTACCCTAGAAAGCATGAGTGATGCATTTGTAAGTATAGACCGAGACTGGCGGATTATCTACCAAAATGCCGAAGCAGAGCGAATTAACGGCAAATCCCGCACAGAAGTCATTGGTAAGTCGCACTGGGAAGAGTGGCCAGCATCAGTAGGCACAAATGTAGAGCTACAATACCGAGAAGCGATGGCAGAACAAATTCCCGTCCACTTCGAGCATCATTATTACTTGCCATCGGAATATGACCTGTGGATGGAAATTCACGCCTACCCTTGTGAAAATGGTCTCGACATTTTCTTTCGTGACATCAGCCAACGCAAGCAAGTAGAACAAACCTTGCGTGACAAAGAGGAACGTCTGAGATTAGCCAACGAGCGTTTCGAGTTAGCCGCCGCTGCTGTCAATTGTCTGATATATGACTGGGATATAGAACAGGATACTGTTGACATAACTGAAGGATTAACCAGAATTTTAGGCTATTCTGTCGAAACTGCTCAAACAACTGGTAATTGGTGGCGTCAGCTTGTCCATCCAGAGGATTTGCAACGTGTAAAGGACGACGCGGGGGTTGCGTGGGGAAATGGCGATCGCTACGACGGGCGACGCCTACGCTATACTGCTGAATATCGCATTCGCAACCATAATCATCAGTACGTCCATGTGCTAGACCAAGGAATCGTCGTCAAGCGGGATGCTGATGGAAAACCGCTGCGCGTAGTTGGCAGCATTACAGATATCAGCGAACGTAAGTTGATAGAAGAAGCGCTGCAAGAACAGGAGAGAAAATACCGCTATATTTTTGAAGCCGCAGGGGTATCAATTTTTGAAGAAGATTTTTCCCTTGTTAAAGCAGCCCTTGATGATTTAAAAGCCCAAGGGGTCGAGAATTTTCGCGCTTTTTTTGCTGAACACCCCGAGTTTATTCAACAGGCGGTTGACATGGTGAGAATTGTCAACGTGAATAACGCAGCTGTGCGAACGTTTGGCGCTGAAAATAAAAATGAACTGTTGGTTCCACTTGGGCAAATATTTGTACCGGAAACTTTAGAGGTATTTGTTGAAGAACTCCTGGCAATTACTGATGGGAAAACTTACTTGGAATCAGAAACAATTCTCCAAACTCTCCAGGGAGAACGCCTGAACATTCTGTTTACAATTACCTTCCCACCAGCAAATGCTAAATTTGACAGCGTATTGGTGAGCATCATGAATATCACCGCCCGCAAGCAGGCGGAAGCGGCAGTTCAAGCTAGTGAGGAGCGGCTGAGGAGTTTTGTAGAAGCGAATATAGTCGGTATTGTCTTTGGTGATGTGGAAGGTAACATCAGTGAAGCCAATGGGGAGTTTCTGCGAATTATCGGCTATACCCAAGAGGATCTGCAAGCAGGTAAACTAAGTTGGACAGATATCACACCACCAGAGTATGTTTATTTAGATGAACTGGCGATCGCCGAGGCTAAGTCTAAAGGAGCCTGTACTCCTTATGAAAAGGAATATATTCGCAAAGATGATTCTCGTGTACCGGTTGTCATTGGCTACTCTCTGTTAGGAGAATCTCGGCACAAATCAGTGGCATTTATTCTTGATATTAGCGAACAGCAAGCCGCACTACGTGAACGCCAACAAATAGAAAAAGCCTTGCACCAGAGTGAAGAACGCTTCCAGGCTTTTATGGACAACAGTCCCGCCGCAGCATGGATTACAGATGCAGACGGGCGTGTACTTTACCTTAGCCCCACTTATCTTGGCATATTCGATTTAGCAACAAACAACCCCATCGGCAAAAATATCTTCGAGCTATACCCGGCTGAAATTGCTCAGCCCTTCCTCGATAACATTAAAATGGTGGCAAATACAAATCAGGTGGTGGAAGCCATTGAATCTGCTCCGCGCACAGATGGCACCCTTGGCGAATTTTTGGCATACAGCTTTCCCATTGCAGATACATCTGGACAACGCTTGGTAGGAGGAGTTGCAGTTGACATTACCGAACGGGAACGCGCCCTGCGGGAACGTCAGCAAGCAGAAAAAGCTTTGCAAGAACGCAGTGAACGACTAAAGTTGCTTTCTGAAACAGCCAGCGATTTGCTGTCAACCGAACGCCCCTTGGATTTGATGAACACGTTGTTCAGTAAACTCTCGGCACAGATGGATTTGGATTTTTACTTCCACTATCTGATTGAAACACACGAAAATAAACAGAAACTTCGCTTGGTAGCTTGGAACGGCATCACTGAAGAAGTATTTCAAGCAATTGAATACTTAGAATTTAATCAAGGAATGTGCGGACTAGTAGCCCAAGCAAGACATCAAATTGTGGTCAACGATGTGCCGCACTCAACCCATCCCAATGCACACATCCTTTGTGATTTGGGAATCACAGCCTACGCAGGTCAACCGTTAATTGTTCAAGGAAAGCTATTAGGTGTACTCGCCTTTGGCAGTCGCACCCGTACTCAGTTTACCTCAGAGGAAACTGCTTTACTCCAAGCAACCTCCGATCAGGTGGCGGTTGCTCTGGAACGTTTTGAATTAATGGCTTCGTTACAGCGACGAAAAGAGCAATTAATTCAAGCTAACCGCATCAAGGATGAATTTTTAGCAGTCCTTTCCCACGAACTTCGGACACCGCTAAATCCCATCCTGGGATGGTCAAAGATGCTGCAAAGTAAAAAGTATGACGAAGCAACTACTACTCGTGCTTTGGAAACCATTGAGCGCAATGCCAAGTTGCAAACTCAACTAATTGAAGATTTGCTGGATGTCTCTCGCATTTTGCAAGGCAAACTCAGCCTGAATATTACTCCTGTAAATTTGGTAAGTGCGATCGCCGCAGCTATAGAAACCGTGCGTTTAGCCGCCCAAGCCAAATCTATCAATTTGCGATTTACGATTTTAGATTTGGGATTAGAAGATACTAACAGAAATTTAGCATCCATCGAGTTTAATAAACAACCTGATAATCTCAAATCGCAAATTCAAGTTGTGCTATCAGCACACCAAAGCTGCGACCCAAAATTCGTAGTCACGGGTGATTTAGTCCGCTTACAACAAGTGATCTGGAATCTACTTTCCAATGCCATTAAGTTTACACCCCAAGGTGGACAAGTAGAAATCAGTTTAGGGTCTGTTGATTCTCAACTTCAGTTGCAAGTCCGTGATACAGGTAAAGGAATTAGCCCCGACTTTTTACCCTATGTCTTTGACTACTTCCGACAAGCTGACGGCGCAACCACCAGAAAATTCGGTGGGTTGGGGTTAGGATTAGCCATTGTGCGCCATATTGTCGAATTACATGGCGGCACAGTTAAGGCAGAAAGTTTAGGCGAAGAACAGGGAGCAACCTTTACAGTTATGTTGCCCTTGATGAAGATTCATGTCAATAATCACGAAATTGATAGACAATCAGATAATTCGCCTGATTTAGAAGGCCTGAAAGTTCTGTTGGTGGATGATGAGCGTGATACGCGAGAGTTGATTGCTTTCATTTTGGAGCAGTCTGGGGCAATAGTAACCCAGGTAGCATCGGCTGTGGAAGCACTAGAAGTTTTGCCTCACTTGCAGCCAAATCTGCTCTTAAGTGACATTGGAATGCCGCAAGTAGACGGCTATATGTTGATGCGTCAAATCAGAGACATGCCACCAGAATTGGGAGGAAAAATTCCGGCGATCGCCTTAACCGCTTATGCAGCTGAAATTGACTATCAACAAGCAATTGCCGCCGGATTTCAACAGCATATCACCAAACCAGTGGAGCCAGGGAAGTTAATTCGAGCGATCGCTAATACCATTTTGGATTTTGGATTTTAG
- a CDS encoding chloride channel protein, with the protein MSLPVLNQRFRTWWQPRRGLAIAEACIIGLVAALSAVLLKVGSGWLGTWRVHSTRLLPVWLALPIVGLVLGFVAGWLVERLAPEAAGSGIPQVKATLANVPIRLSWRVAGVKLLSAMITIGSGMTLGRQGPTVQVGAGLAAGLSRWVPTSPDHRRQMIAAGAGAGLAAAFNAPIAGVLFIVEELLHDLSGLTLGTAIIASFIGGVISRLLGGGSLDLNLQLVQSSSQFSIPEIPFFLVLGILAGLLGALFNRGIIFSIKCYQKLHISLPLRVALAGFISGVVVAMLPVSFRDNTGLREYVITGVAHPTVAAIAFGAQFILTLVAFGSGAPGGLFAPSLILGSCLGHIIGVFEFYITGVGSPTTYALAGMGGFFSAVSKVPITAIVIVFEMTTDFNLVLPLMIVCVAAYLVAEKAVPGSLYEKLLELKGITLTTEVAVEGALTKLTAKDVMQERVETLDAEMSLEEAMQAFARSHHRGFPVVEDNKLVGIVTQTDLLKIRERNLANDIFLKEVMTPVPMTVTPIHTLSNVLYLLDRYQISRLPVVQGRKLIGIITRADIIRAEADHLNGDDRKPKLRPEPSYVVYQTRSPSIGRGRLLVPVANPKTAAILLQMAAAIARDRHYEIECIQVMLVSRHSSPSETQVRTAKSRRLLRQAEVLAKKWQIPLHTQIRVTHDVAQAILETINEGHIDLILMGWKGSTSTPGRIFGNVVDTIIRQATCEVVLVKLGKTQEDAGTQGRSDTGKEFSASPPTPHFNRWLVPMAGGPNSREAIKLLPALVTLGNEPQIRLTQVFKPSELQPNMIVLENAIRQLMRRRELSSTVVALPVQADSVAEGVIKLVKTEGYDVVVLGASREGLLQQAIQGNIPEAIASGVESTVILVRGAINN; encoded by the coding sequence ATGTCTCTTCCTGTTCTGAATCAGCGCTTTCGCACTTGGTGGCAGCCTAGAAGAGGTTTGGCGATCGCCGAAGCTTGTATTATCGGTCTGGTTGCTGCCCTATCTGCGGTGTTGCTGAAAGTGGGTTCGGGATGGCTGGGGACGTGGCGAGTCCACAGTACTAGGCTTTTACCTGTGTGGCTGGCACTACCGATAGTTGGTCTTGTCCTGGGGTTTGTAGCTGGTTGGTTGGTGGAAAGGTTGGCACCAGAGGCTGCTGGTAGCGGTATTCCCCAAGTTAAAGCAACTTTAGCTAATGTACCCATCAGGTTATCCTGGCGGGTAGCTGGTGTGAAGTTACTCAGTGCCATGATCACCATAGGTTCCGGTATGACTCTGGGACGCCAAGGCCCTACTGTCCAGGTGGGGGCAGGTTTGGCAGCAGGTTTGAGTCGCTGGGTTCCCACTTCCCCAGATCATCGGCGGCAAATGATTGCAGCGGGCGCGGGTGCAGGTTTGGCAGCTGCTTTCAATGCCCCCATCGCCGGTGTATTATTTATCGTGGAAGAGTTACTCCACGATTTATCGGGGCTGACTCTGGGAACTGCGATTATTGCTTCGTTTATTGGTGGGGTGATATCCCGGCTTTTAGGTGGTGGCAGTTTAGACTTGAATCTGCAATTGGTGCAATCTTCCAGCCAATTCTCTATCCCCGAAATTCCCTTTTTCCTAGTATTGGGTATTTTGGCAGGTTTACTGGGTGCATTATTTAATCGGGGAATAATATTTAGTATTAAATGTTATCAAAAATTACACATCAGTTTACCGCTGCGGGTGGCTTTGGCGGGATTTATTTCTGGTGTTGTGGTGGCAATGCTCCCAGTTTCCTTCCGTGATAATACTGGGTTAAGAGAGTATGTAATTACTGGAGTAGCCCATCCGACTGTAGCAGCGATCGCCTTTGGGGCACAATTCATCCTCACACTGGTAGCATTTGGTTCGGGAGCGCCAGGGGGTTTATTCGCTCCCAGTTTGATTTTGGGTTCTTGTTTAGGACACATCATCGGCGTATTTGAGTTCTATATCACAGGAGTAGGTTCGCCAACTACTTATGCCCTAGCGGGTATGGGTGGATTTTTTAGCGCCGTTTCCAAGGTGCCAATCACGGCGATTGTGATTGTGTTTGAGATGACTACAGATTTTAATCTGGTGCTACCTTTAATGATTGTTTGCGTAGCAGCTTACTTGGTTGCGGAGAAGGCGGTGCCTGGTTCGCTTTATGAGAAACTTTTGGAATTGAAAGGTATAACTCTCACCACAGAAGTTGCTGTGGAGGGAGCATTAACCAAGTTAACCGCCAAAGATGTGATGCAAGAACGGGTGGAAACTTTGGATGCAGAGATGAGTTTGGAAGAAGCAATGCAAGCTTTTGCTCGTTCCCATCATCGGGGTTTTCCCGTAGTAGAAGATAATAAATTAGTAGGAATTGTGACGCAAACTGATTTGCTGAAAATCCGCGAACGCAATTTAGCCAATGATATTTTTTTAAAAGAAGTGATGACGCCTGTCCCCATGACAGTAACACCAATCCACACCTTGAGTAATGTACTGTATTTACTTGACCGCTATCAAATCAGTCGCTTACCAGTAGTGCAGGGACGAAAACTGATTGGGATTATTACCCGTGCAGATATTATTCGGGCGGAAGCAGACCATCTTAATGGTGATGACAGGAAACCCAAACTGCGACCAGAACCTTCTTATGTAGTTTACCAAACGCGATCGCCAAGCATTGGTAGAGGGAGATTATTAGTGCCAGTAGCTAATCCCAAAACGGCGGCTATATTATTGCAAATGGCAGCAGCTATTGCCCGCGATCGCCATTACGAAATAGAGTGCATACAAGTAATGCTGGTGTCACGCCACAGTTCCCCATCTGAAACACAGGTGAGAACAGCAAAAAGTCGCCGTTTGCTCCGACAAGCAGAGGTTTTAGCAAAAAAGTGGCAAATTCCCCTGCACACACAAATTCGAGTTACCCACGATGTCGCCCAGGCAATTTTGGAGACAATCAACGAAGGACACATCGACCTAATTTTAATGGGTTGGAAAGGTAGCACATCTACCCCAGGTCGGATTTTTGGCAACGTTGTAGACACCATAATTCGCCAAGCCACTTGCGAAGTCGTTTTAGTAAAATTAGGCAAAACTCAGGAAGACGCGGGGACACAGGGACGCTCTGACACGGGGAAAGAATTCTCCGCGTCTCCCCCCACTCCCCACTTCAACCGCTGGCTAGTGCCGATGGCTGGCGGCCCGAATTCACGAGAAGCAATTAAATTACTTCCGGCTTTAGTCACTCTGGGGAATGAACCACAAATTCGCCTGACACAGGTGTTTAAGCCATCTGAGTTGCAGCCAAACATGATAGTTTTAGAAAATGCCATTCGTCAGCTGATGCGTCGCCGTGAATTGTCTAGTACTGTTGTTGCTCTGCCAGTACAAGCTGATTCAGTTGCCGAAGGTGTGATTAAATTAGTGAAAACTGAAGGTTATGATGTTGTAGTTTTAGGAGCTTCCCGTGAGGGATTGTTGCAGCAGGCGATTCAAGGTAATATTCCAGAAGCGATCGCCTCTGGTGTAGAAAGTACAGTAATTCTGGTCAGGGGTGCGATTAATAATTAA